GAAGAGGTAAACACCAGCGAACCGCTGTCTGATTTAAGTAATAAAGGAAGAAGCGCCTGCGTAAGATAGAACGTTGCGCTGACGTTGACCTGCATAACGGCATCCCAGGTTGCGGGATCCTGTTCGCTCATCGGGCAGACATCGCCCAGTAAACCGGCGTTGTGCAGCACGCCATCAAGGCGTGGTGTGGTGGCAGCGATCGTTGCCGCCAGTTGCTGGCACTCTTCCGGCGTGCAGGTTGCCATATCCAGAGTAAACCATTGTGCCTGCTGACCTTCGTCATTTATTGCCTGCGTGACCTGGCGTAATTTCGCTTCCTGGCGTCCGAGCAAAATCAGGCTCGCGCCGTGGCGAGCGTAGGTCAGGGCGGCCTCTTTACCGATGCCGTCACTGGCACCGGTAACAAGAATTATGCGGTCGTTTAGCAGATCGCGTTGCGGCTGATAATGCATACTGCCTCCTCAGGCCGGGCCGGTATTCACCTTCATATGTTGGCTTTATGCCTTAAATGACAGGCTATTTCAATCGGCCTCGCGGAGAGTTGCGCAACCTTTAAGCCAAAGAGTGTTAAAAAATTCAGCAACATGGCACATTTGGTGCACGGCTTGCGCGAGACGCGCCCGGATGGCTCATGTACACTGGAGCCATGATTATTGGTGTAACCGAGGTGGTACGCGTGGAATTACTGTCTGAATATGGTCTGTTTTTGGCCAAGATCGCGACCGTGGTAGTGGCGATTGCGGTGATAGCGGTACTGATTGTCAATCTGACGCAGCGCAAGCGTCAGCGGGGCGAGCTGAAAATTACCCGTTTGAGCGAGCAGTATAAAGAGATGCAGGAAGAGATGTCCGCTTCGTTGCTGGACGATCATCAGCAGAAACAGTGGCATAAAGCGCAGAAGAAAAAGCTCAAGCAGGAGGCAAAGGAAGCCAAGGCGAAAGCAAAAGCAGGGAAAAGCGTTGACTCAGGAAAATCACGCGTTTATGTGCTGGATTTCAAAGGCAGTATGGACGCCGGAGAAGTCAGCGGGTTGCGCGAGGAAATTACCGCCGTGCTGACCGTGGCAAAACCGCAGGATCAGGTTGTTCTGCGGCTTGAAAGCCCCGGCGGAGTGGTGCACGGCTACGGTCTCGCGGCTTCTCAATTACAGCGCCTGCGTGACAGACATATCCCACTGACGATCGCCGTTGATAAAGTGGCAGCCAGCGGTGGCTATATGATGGCTTGCGTGGCGGATAAAATTGTTGCCGCGCCCTTCGCCATTATTGGCTCTATCGGCGTGGTGGCGCAGATCCCTAACTTCAACCGTTTCCTGAAAGGCAAAGAGATCGATATTGAGTTGCACACTGCCGGACAGTTTAAACGTACGCTAACGCTACTGGGTGAAAACACCGAAGAAGGGCGACAGAAATTCCGCGAAAGCCTGAATGAAACCCATGACTTATTTAAAGATTTTGTTCATCAGATGCGCCCGGCGCTGGATATTGAAAGCGTGGCGACCGGTGAACACTGGTACGGCTCCCAAGCGCTGGAGAAGGGTCTGATTGATCAGATTGGCACCAGCGACGAATTGCTACTCAGCCTGTATGAGAATCATGAAGTTATCGGCGTCCGCTACCAGCAACGGAAGAAAATGATGGAGCGGTTTACCGGCAGTGCGACAGAGAGTATTGACCATCTGCTGATGCGCTGGTGGCAGCGCGGGCAAAAACCCCTGATGTAAACAAAACGCGAGGCCAGAAGCCTCGCGTTTTTACTTAGTCGATAAGATGATACTTTTCAGAAAGTTCATGTGCTAAGTATTTGAACATATTGAATACTGCCGTGCTTTTCGGCGTCGGCAGACCTTGCTCATCCAGGTAGTACTCACCGCTGAACACCAGCACGCCATTGCGCTGGGTAACATCGGTGGCGGCAATACCTGCCAGCGTATCTTCATGCTCACGGATCAGTTTGTTAGCCAGCTCCAGCAATGTCTGGCGATCGATGGGTTGAGATGTACCGGTCATTTTTCTACTCCTCAAAATTTTCTGAAGTTTACCGCTGGCCCGGACAGGGAGCAAATTTTCCCTGTTTTTGCAAAGGGTTTGAGCTGTTGTTGTGCTGGCGCGTTTCGTTTTTGCGTGCTAATAAAGTTGCGTAACAAATTTTATCAGGTACAGTGTGACGCTTTCGTCAACCTGGCAACAGAATTGCTTGACATTCGACCATAACACCGTCGTACTACATCACCCTGACGCGAAAAAGCTTGTAAACTCAGCCACCTGAATGCTCCGTTTGACGCGCCTGGCCAGATATGGGGGTTGATATCCCCGGTTGTCGCCGCAATAGTGAAGGTTCGTCGCTGGTGGTGTTAAGCAATGTCGACGTATTCCTGGAAGAATTAAATTAGGTAAAGGTGAATATGGGTAAAGCTCTCGTTATCGTTGAGTCCCCGGCAAAAGCCAAAACGATCAATAAATATCTGGGTAATGACTATGTGGTTAAATCCAGTGTTGGTCATATCCGTGATTTGCCGACCAGTGGCTCAGCACCCAAAAAGAGCGCAGACTCAGCCTCCACCAAAACGGCTAAGAAGCCTAAAAAGGATGAACGCGGCGCTCTTGTCAATCGCATGGGGATCGACCCATGGCACAACTGGGATGCACATTATGAAGTGCTGCCAGGCAAAGAGAAGGTGGTTTCTGAACTGAAATCGCTGGCTGAAAAAGCCGACCACATCTATCTCGCAACCGACCTTGACCGCGAAGGGGAAGCCATTGCATGGCACCTGCGGGAAGTGATCGGCGGTGATGAAAAACGCTACAGCCGCGTAGTGTTTAACGAAATCACCAAGAATGCCATTCGCCAGGCCTTTGAAACGCCGGGTGAACTGAATATTGACCGTGTGAATGCCCAGCAGGCGCGCCGCTTTATGGATCGCGTTGTGGGCTACATGGTTTCTCCGCTGCTGTGGAAGAAAATTGCCCGTGGCCTTTCTGCTGGTCGCGTGCAGTCTGTTGCTGTCCGTCTGGTGGTTGAACGCGAACGCGAAATCAAAGCCTTTGTACCGGAAGAGTTCTGGGAAATTGATGCCGCTACCGCGACGCCCGGCGGCGACGCATTGCCGCTGCAGGTGACGCATCAAGGCGACAAAGCGTTCCGTCCGGTCAACCGCGAACAGACAATGGCCGCCGTTAGCCTGCTGGAGAAAGCGCGTTACACCGTACTGGAGCGGGAAGATAAACCGACCAGCAGCAAGCCGGGCGCGCCGTTTATTACCTCCACGTTGCAGCAGGCCGCCAGTACGCGTCTCGGCTTTGGCGTGAAGAAAACCATGATGATGGCGCAGCGTCTGTACGAAGCCGGTTACATCACCTACATGCGTACTGACTCAACCAACCTGAGCCAGGACGCGGTCAGCATGGTTCGCGGCTATATTACTGACAATTTCGGGAAGAAATACCTGCCGGAATCTGCCAACCAGTACGCCAGTAAAGAGAATTCCCAGGAAGCGCACGAAGCGATTCGTCCTTCCGATGTTGCGGTGCAGGCTGAGTCGCTGAAGGATATGGAAACCGATGCGCAGAAGCTGTATCAGCTTATCTGGCGTCAGTTTGTCGCCTGTCAGATGACGCCAGCGCAGTACGATTCCACGACGCTGACCGTTGGCGCGGGTGATTTCCGCCTTAAAGCGCGCGGGCGTATTTTGCGTTTCGATGGCTGGACAAAAGTGATGCCGGCACTGCGCAAGGGCGATGAAGATCGCACTCTGCCGTCGGTGAATAAAGGTGATGTGCTGTCGCTCGTCGAACTGACTCCGGCGCAACACTTTACCAAGCCGCCAGCGCGTTTCAGCGAAGCTTCGCTGGTTAAAGAGCTTGAAAAACGCGGCATTGGCCGTCCGTCCACTTATGCGTCGATCATTTCGACCATTCAGGACAGGGGCTATGTGCGCGTGGAAAACCGTCGCTTCTACGCGGAAAAAATGGGTGAAATCGTTACCGATCGCCTGGAAGAGAACTTCCGCGAGCTGATGAACTACGACTTTACCGCGCAGATGGAAGACAGCCTTGACCGTGTCGCAAACCATGAAGCCGAGTGGCGGAAGGTGCTGGACAGCTTCTTTGGCGATTTTTCTCGCCAGCTTGAGCAAGCTGAACAGGATCCGGAAGCTGGCGGGATGCGACCGAACCAGATGGTGCTGACCAGCATCGACTGCCCGACCTGCGGCCGTAAAATGGGGATTCGTACTGCCAGTACCGGCGTATTCCTCGGTTGTTCCGGCTATGCGCTGCCGCCAAAAGAGCGCTGTA
Above is a genomic segment from Kosakonia radicincitans DSM 16656 containing:
- the sohB gene encoding protease SohB yields the protein MELLSEYGLFLAKIATVVVAIAVIAVLIVNLTQRKRQRGELKITRLSEQYKEMQEEMSASLLDDHQQKQWHKAQKKKLKQEAKEAKAKAKAGKSVDSGKSRVYVLDFKGSMDAGEVSGLREEITAVLTVAKPQDQVVLRLESPGGVVHGYGLAASQLQRLRDRHIPLTIAVDKVAASGGYMMACVADKIVAAPFAIIGSIGVVAQIPNFNRFLKGKEIDIELHTAGQFKRTLTLLGENTEEGRQKFRESLNETHDLFKDFVHQMRPALDIESVATGEHWYGSQALEKGLIDQIGTSDELLLSLYENHEVIGVRYQQRKKMMERFTGSATESIDHLLMRWWQRGQKPLM
- the topA gene encoding type I DNA topoisomerase, coding for MGKALVIVESPAKAKTINKYLGNDYVVKSSVGHIRDLPTSGSAPKKSADSASTKTAKKPKKDERGALVNRMGIDPWHNWDAHYEVLPGKEKVVSELKSLAEKADHIYLATDLDREGEAIAWHLREVIGGDEKRYSRVVFNEITKNAIRQAFETPGELNIDRVNAQQARRFMDRVVGYMVSPLLWKKIARGLSAGRVQSVAVRLVVEREREIKAFVPEEFWEIDAATATPGGDALPLQVTHQGDKAFRPVNREQTMAAVSLLEKARYTVLEREDKPTSSKPGAPFITSTLQQAASTRLGFGVKKTMMMAQRLYEAGYITYMRTDSTNLSQDAVSMVRGYITDNFGKKYLPESANQYASKENSQEAHEAIRPSDVAVQAESLKDMETDAQKLYQLIWRQFVACQMTPAQYDSTTLTVGAGDFRLKARGRILRFDGWTKVMPALRKGDEDRTLPSVNKGDVLSLVELTPAQHFTKPPARFSEASLVKELEKRGIGRPSTYASIISTIQDRGYVRVENRRFYAEKMGEIVTDRLEENFRELMNYDFTAQMEDSLDRVANHEAEWRKVLDSFFGDFSRQLEQAEQDPEAGGMRPNQMVLTSIDCPTCGRKMGIRTASTGVFLGCSGYALPPKERCKTTINLVPENEVLNVLEGDDAETNALRAKRRCQKCGTAMDSYLIDPKRKLHVCGNNPTCDGYEIEEGEFRIKGYDGPIVECEKCGSEMHLKMGRFGKYMACTNDECKNTRKILRNGDVAPPKEDPVPLPELPCEKSDAYFVLRDGAAGVFLAANTFPKSRETRAPLVEELYRFRDRLPEKLRYLADAPQQDPEGNKTIVRFSRKTKQQYVASEKEGKATGWSAFYIDNKWTEAKK
- a CDS encoding YciK family oxidoreductase; amino-acid sequence: MHYQPQRDLLNDRIILVTGASDGIGKEAALTYARHGASLILLGRQEAKLRQVTQAINDEGQQAQWFTLDMATCTPEECQQLAATIAATTPRLDGVLHNAGLLGDVCPMSEQDPATWDAVMQVNVSATFYLTQALLPLLLKSDSGSLVFTSSSVGRQGRANWGAYAASKFATEGMMQVLAEEYQNRLRVNCINPGGTRTKMRASAFPTEDPQKLKTPADIMPLYLWLMGDDSRRKTGMSFDAQPGRKPGIAQ
- a CDS encoding YciN family protein — encoded protein: MTGTSQPIDRQTLLELANKLIREHEDTLAGIAATDVTQRNGVLVFSGEYYLDEQGLPTPKSTAVFNMFKYLAHELSEKYHLID